Genomic DNA from Nitrospirota bacterium:
CATCGGCAGCGCCTTGCCGTTCATTTCGTAGGCAACGATGATATCCTCGTCCAGCGCCTTGTCCACGGGAAGGCTCTTCACGAAATCGGGGACCGATGGGAGCGGCGGACCATCGAGTCCGTCAAAGGCTACATCAACGCTCCCCTCCTTCAGTCCCGCCGCATTCAGGATGTCCTTGAGGCGGGCGCCCGTCCAGGTGACGTTCCCCATGGCCCCGTTCTTCCACTGGCCGCCCGCAACCCGGGGTTCAAACAGGCTTCTGCTATTTCCCGAGCACTGAATCACGGCGGTATACCTGACGGGAGCAAACTTCGTCCTGAGCTCATTCATGGACAGCTGAAGCTCCTTCTCCGTGTTGCCGCCGATCGTGAGACGCCATGTATCCAAATCGACGGATGTCGGGACGTTGGCAATGTGCCACCGGACAAAGACCGCCTCATTGGGGGTGATCAGTTCTTTGAAATAAGGAAAGGGTGTTTCCAGCTGGGGCGGGCGGGACGTAACCAGGATCATATCCGTCTTTTCTGGATAACGGACCAGTTTCTGTTCATCGAGCGCTGCAAGCAGTTCTGCAGGGACCTGGCCGAAGGCAGCCATGCCCGTGATCATACCGGCTGATTTCAGAAAGTCCCTTCTGGTAAAACGATCGTTCCCCATGACGAGCCTCCTGTAATGCAGTTTGATCTATCAAAGATATAAGTTCAGTATAGCCTAAGTTGAACCTGGTTGCCAAATAAAATGGTTGTTCCTGGTGACTACCGAACCGACATCCTTGCATGCACGACCAGATACCCGGACAAGAGGATCAATGCACCGCCGAAGAGCGCCATGAGCGGCGGCGTTTCCGACAGGAACAGGAATGCAAGCGGGATCGCGGAAAGCGGTTCGATATATCCCAGGACCGCCGCATGCTGGGCCAGCACCTTTTTGAGGGCGCTGAAATACAGGAGAGGCGCGATCGTCGAGTGGAAGACACCCGTGATCAGCAGCAGGGCCGCAGTCCGCGGACCGATCGAGTAATCCAGGGAAAGGACGGCCGGTGCCGTGGCAAGGACCGTGATCCAGAGCAGTACGACTAAAGCCTTCTGATTCAGCTCAAGCAGGCTCAGCCGGCGCGTCAGCATGATCATAAAGGCATAACCGAACCCCGACGCCGTTCCGGCAAGAATGCCCGGCAGGTGAACGCTGTTCAGCCGGATTCCCCCCTCGTTCAGCACGATCATCGTCATGCCGGCTGCGGCGAGAGGCAGCGAGATGAGCGTAACCCGTTCAAGACGTTCGGCGATCACGAATGGCGCGAGTACTGCCACGAGCACAGGCGCAGTATAGTGGGTAAAGACCGCGTTGGAGACGGTCGTGTGCCCCAGCGCATAGAAGTAGGTTATATTGTTCAGGATGGATGCCATCGCCAGCCCGGCGAAGAGGTACCAGGAGTCCATGGTAAAGAAAGGCTTCGGGAAGTCCCCTCTTACCGCGAGAACGAGGGGCACCAGGAAGCTGGCGATCAGGGAGGTATAGAAGAGCACCACCACCGGCGGAAGCGCAATCCAGCGGATCAGGACGCCCCAGGTGCTCCAGATGATCATGGAGAGGATGATTTTCAGGTAGTTCTGCATAGATCAAAATAAAGGAGCCAGGAGTCAGAAAACAGAATTCAGAATACATCTCCATCTGAGTTCCGCTTCCCGACTTCTGGCTCCTGTCTGTTCGCTTCTGTCTTGTGAGTCTTTGTCCCTACGTGCCGATCTTCCAGGACTCGAGGTACTTCTTCTGCTCCGGCGCGAGCTTGTCGATGCGGATACCCATGGCCTCCAGCTTCAGCCTCGCGATCTCCTTGCGATGTTTTCCGGCACCGGATAGACTTCCTTCTTGAGCTTCCCCGCTTAGTAGCGGTAGTGCTCCGACTTGTACGGACCTTCCTTGGACACGCCGATATAGGCGGCCTGCTGATCGGTCAATGTGGTCAGCTGCGCGTTCAGTTTTTTCAGCTGCAGGCGCGCGACCTTTTCGTCCAGGTGCTTCGGCAGTGTGTATACGCCTACCGGATACTTGTCGGGATGGGTGAACAGTTCTATCTGGGCGATGGTCTGATTGGCGAACGAGGACGACATCACGTATGACGGGTGGCCGGTTGCACAGCCGAGGTTCACCAGGCGACCCTTGGCCAGCAGGATGATGCGTTTCTTGTCAGGGAAGATGATGTGGTCGACCTGCGGCTTGATTTCTTCCCACGGGTATTTCTCCAACGAGGCAACGTCGATCTCGGAGTCGAAGTGGCCGATGTTGCAAACGATCGCCTGGTCCTTCATCTTCGCCATGTGGTCATGCGTGATGACATGATAGTTCCCGGTGGCGGTGACGAAAATATCGGCCTTGTCGCAGGCGTAGTCCATGGTGACCACGCGGTAGCCTTCCATCGCCGCCTGCAACGCGCAGATCGGGTCGATCTCGGTGACCCACACCTGGGCGGACAATGCACGCAACGCCTGTGCCGACCCCTTGCCCACGTCGCCGTAGCCGCAGACCACGGCGATCTTGCCCGCGACCATCACGTCGGTGGCTCGCTTGATGCCGTCCACCAGCGACTCGCGGCAGCCGTAGAGGTTGTCGAACTTGGACTTGGTGACCGAGTCATTGACGTTGATCGCGGGGAACTTAAGGTCGCCCTTCTCGTGCATCTGGTACAGGCGGTGCACACCGGTGGTGGTCTCCTCGGTCACGCCCTTGATCTTCGCCAGACGCGTCGAGTACCACTTCGGATCCTGCCTGAGCTTGGCCTTGATGCTGGCGAACAGCACCGTAGCTTCCTCGCTGTCGGGCTTGTCGAGCACCGAAATATCCTTCTCGGCACGTGCACCGAGGTGCAGCAGCAGCGTGGCGTCGCCGCCGTCGTCGAGGATCATGTTCGAGTAGCCGTTGTCCGGCCATTCGAAGATGCGGTGCGTGTAGTCCCAGTAGTCCTTGAGCGATTCGCCCTTGACGGCGAACACGGCGATGCCGTCCTTGGCAATTGCGGCGGCAGCGTGGTCCTGCGTCGAGAAGATGTTGCACGAGGCCCAACGCACCTGAGCGCCGAGCGCGGTCAGCGTCTCGATCAGCACTGCGGTCTGGATAGTCATGTGCAGCGAGCCGGTGATGCGCGCGCCCTTCAAAGGCTGGCTCCGGGCAAACTCTTCGCGGATGGCCATCAGACCGGGCATCTCGGTCTCGGCGATCTTGATCTCTTTGCGGCCCCATGAGGCCAGGTTCATGTCGGCAACTACGTAGTCTTTTGCAGCCATTGCAGTAGTCATAAAGCTCCTCCCATTCAGGTTAATGAATGGGCGCCGTTGCTACCAGTTGAAGACCCCATCGAGCCTGACAGACCCACCTTGCGGTGACTGCTGCAGCGCCCCTCGACGGGGTGGGTTGATGTTTGAATTACCGTCCTTCGTCTGTGCGAAACGCGACAGCCGCGTCAGCAGCTTCCCACTTGAATTCCCTGCCTTCGCGGTCAAAGAGTATACGTCACACAGCGTTGGGGGCAGCCACACAGGGCTGCACCTGCATAATTTTCAAACTGCTCACGCATAGCCTGGATCGGCAATCTACCTTTCGCCTGTGCCCAGCGTTTACGAGCCTGCACCCGACGCTTATGAGTGCAAAGCGCGACTGCGGGGTGTTACCGCGCGAGTGCAGCGTGCAATCGGCCATTACTTCAATCCCGCGTCCTTCTTGAGCGTAGCAGCCTTGTCCGTCTTTTCCCAGGAGAACTCCGGCTCGTTCCTGCCGAAATGGCCGTAGGCGGCGGTCTTCCTGTAGATAGGACGGCGGAGATCGAGGGTATGGATGATCCCCTTCGGGGTCATGTCGAAGTTCTTTCTGATGACGTCGACAAGCTTCTCATGGTCCACCTTGCCGGTGCCGAAATCGTCCACATGGATCGAAACCGGCTCGGGCACGCCGATGGCATAGGCAAGCTGCACTTCGCACTCGGCCGCGATCCCTGCGGCAACGATGTTCTTCGCGACGTAGCGCGCCATGTAGGACGCCGAACGGTCGACCTTCGAGGGGTCCTTTCCCGAGAAGGCGCCGCCGCCGTGGCTGCCCACGCCGCCATAGGTGTCCACGATGATCTTGCGTCCCGTGAGTCCCGTGTCGCCCATGGGCCCCCCGACTATGAACTGTCCCGTCGGATTGATGTGGTAGATGACCGTCTTCTCGTCCAGAAGCTCCGGCGGGAGCACGGGCTTGATCACTTTTTCGATGATGTCCTTGCGGATCTGCTTCTGATCCACCTCCGGGCCGTGCTGGCTCGAGACCACGACGGTATGCAGCTTGTGGGGCTTGCCGTCCAGGTACTCGATCGTGACCTGGGACTTGCCGTCCGGCCTCAGGTACGGGAGTACGCCCGACTTTCTCACCTCGCTCAGTTTGCGCGTGAGCTTGTGGGCAAGCATGATGGTCATGGGCATAAGCTCCGGTGTCTCGTCGCAGGCATAGCCGAACATGAGCCCCTGATCGCCGGCGCCGCCCGTGTCCACCCCCATGGAGATGTCCGGGGACTGCGCATGGACCGACTCGATGATCCCGCAGGTCTCGGCATCGAAGCCGAACTTGGCCCGGGTATAGCCGATGTCCGATATCGTCTTCCGCACGAGGTCCTGGATATTGACTCGGCCTTTCGAGGTGATCTCGCCCGCCACCACGACCAGTCCCGTGGTCAGGAGCGCTTCGCATGCCACGCGGCTCATGGGGTCCTGCGCGAGGAACGCGTCGAGGACGGTGTCTGAAATCTGGTCGGCTATCTTGTCCGGATGCCCCTCGGTGACGGATTCCGAGGTAAAAAGGTAGTTCCTGCTGCAGCTGCTGCTCATTTGGCTTCCTCCCGGCCTTGCGGCCCTCTCAGAAAATTTCGTTTTTATAGCACAGCCACGGTATTTGTCAAGAAAAAATTAGCCTCGGGAGAACTCGAGGGTGGAAAGGGACAAATGGATCGCAGATCCCGCGGATGGCTAGAACAATACCTGAACCGCCCCCTCTTTTCAACCTGTTTTTTGCCGGCTTCCGCAGGATCGCGGCCAGGCAGCCTGGAGGATCACTTCTTCATACCCAGGATGTCATAGACGGCCTTCATGTCGATACTGGACCGTACGATCGACGCGAGCTTGTCGAACCCCTCCTGCTTCAGGCTCTCATAGGACGTCCCGGAAACGATGCCGACCCCCTTCCGCGTCCTGATGTGGTCAAGAAAACTGCTCCGGAATACATCGCTGTCGAATACCCCGTGCAGATAGGTTCCCCAGATGCGATGCGACGGCGACAGGGCTCCGTCGTCGCGCATCGTGCCGTTCTCCCGCACGCGAAACGCTGCACTTGCCCCATCGAGCCGCTCGGTCCTTCCCATGTGAATCTCATACCCGCTCAACGCGGCACCGTGCTCCCAGAATTCGCTTCGAAGCGACTCGGCCCGGACCTGCGTCGTCTGTTTCTGCGTTTCCATGATCGTCGTTACCGGGAGCAGGCCGATGCCCTCGGCTTCCGGAACCGTTCCGTCCACGCGGAAGGGGTCGCTAATGGCCTTCCCCAGCATCTGATAGCCACCGCAGATGCCGGCCACCATACCTCCGCGGGCAGCGAACTCCCTGATCCGTTGCTCCATGCCGGTCTCCCGCAGATAGAGCAGGTCGCCGATCGTGTTCTTGCTGCCGGGGATGATTACCACGTCCGGACAGCCCAGGTCGGCCGATGCCTGGACATATCTGACCCGGACGCCTGGTTCGGCCGCGAGAGCGTCAAAATCGGTGAAGTTCGAGATATGGGGCAGATGGATGACAACAATGTCAATTTCGGATTTTGCTCTCGACTCCGCACTCCCCGCTCCGGATCCCGAATTCGCTTCGAGCGGCACGCCGTCCTCCTCCTGGACGTACACGCCGCGGAAGAAGGGAACGACACCGAGCGTCGCGATGCCCGTTCTCTCAGCGAGGAAGTCCAGCCCCGGCGTCAGGAGGGAAATATCCCCCCGGAACTTGTTGATGATGAAGCCCTTGATCCGGTCCCGCTCATGCGGCTCCAGCAGTTCGATTGTCCCGACGATTGAAGCGAACGCGCCGCCCCGGTCGATGTCTGCCG
This window encodes:
- a CDS encoding molybdopterin-dependent oxidoreductase; amino-acid sequence: MGNDRFTRRDFLKSAGMITGMAAFGQVPAELLAALDEQKLVRYPEKTDMILVTSRPPQLETPFPYFKELITPNEAVFVRWHIANVPTSVDLDTWRLTIGGNTEKELQLSMNELRTKFAPVRYTAVIQCSGNSRSLFEPRVAGGQWKNGAMGNVTWTGARLKDILNAAGLKEGSVDVAFDGLDGPPLPSVPDFVKSLPVDKALDEDIIVAYEMNGKALPMLNGFPARLIVPGWFATYWVKSLSSITVLNKQFDGFWVKTAYRIPDNPCGCVPPGGKPDRTIPINRMTTRSFIVDPSDGSTLKANKPITMMGIAFSGGYGIRDVLVSLDGGRSWDETQIGKDMGKYAWVQWSYPWKPKKAGKYTLMVRATNSIGESQPVEKLWNPAGYLKNDIEKVEVVVR
- a CDS encoding DMT family transporter, translating into MQNYLKIILSMIIWSTWGVLIRWIALPPVVVLFYTSLIASFLVPLVLAVRGDFPKPFFTMDSWYLFAGLAMASILNNITYFYALGHTTVSNAVFTHYTAPVLVAVLAPFVIAERLERVTLISLPLAAAGMTMIVLNEGGIRLNSVHLPGILAGTASGFGYAFMIMLTRRLSLLELNQKALVVLLWITVLATAPAVLSLDYSIGPRTAALLLITGVFHSTIAPLLYFSALKKVLAQHAAVLGYIEPLSAIPLAFLFLSETPPLMALFGGALILLSGYLVVHARMSVR
- the ahcY gene encoding adenosylhomocysteinase, producing MTTAMAAKDYVVADMNLASWGRKEIKIAETEMPGLMAIREEFARSQPLKGARITGSLHMTIQTAVLIETLTALGAQVRWASCNIFSTQDHAAAAIAKDGIAVFAVKGESLKDYWDYTHRIFEWPDNGYSNMILDDGGDATLLLHLGARAEKDISVLDKPDSEEATVLFASIKAKLRQDPKWYSTRLAKIKGVTEETTTGVHRLYQMHEKGDLKFPAINVNDSVTKSKFDNLYGCRESLVDGIKRATDVMVAGKIAVVCGYGDVGKGSAQALRALSAQVWVTEIDPICALQAAMEGYRVVTMDYACDKADIFVTATGNYHVITHDHMAKMKDQAIVCNIGHFDSEIDVASLEKYPWEEIKPQVDHIIFPDKKRIILLAKGRLVNLGCATGHPSYVMSSSFANQTIAQIELFTHPDKYPVGVYTLPKHLDEKVARLQLKKLNAQLTTLTDQQAAYIGVSKEGPYKSEHYRY
- the metK gene encoding methionine adenosyltransferase; translation: MSSSCSRNYLFTSESVTEGHPDKIADQISDTVLDAFLAQDPMSRVACEALLTTGLVVVAGEITSKGRVNIQDLVRKTISDIGYTRAKFGFDAETCGIIESVHAQSPDISMGVDTGGAGDQGLMFGYACDETPELMPMTIMLAHKLTRKLSEVRKSGVLPYLRPDGKSQVTIEYLDGKPHKLHTVVVSSQHGPEVDQKQIRKDIIEKVIKPVLPPELLDEKTVIYHINPTGQFIVGGPMGDTGLTGRKIIVDTYGGVGSHGGGAFSGKDPSKVDRSASYMARYVAKNIVAAGIAAECEVQLAYAIGVPEPVSIHVDDFGTGKVDHEKLVDVIRKNFDMTPKGIIHTLDLRRPIYRKTAAYGHFGRNEPEFSWEKTDKAATLKKDAGLK
- a CDS encoding cobyric acid synthase, with the protein product MSKSIMIQGTGSGVGKSILCAAFCRIFFQDGLLVAPFKSQNMSLNSFVTRDGLEMARSQVVQAEAAGVEPCADMNPLLLKPSSDTGCQVILNGRVIGDYTAAQYGSYQRDIWPSIQQSYHRLARNHDVIVIEGAGSPAEVNLKDRDFVNMRTAEMADAPVILAADIDRGGAFASIVGTIELLEPHERDRIKGFIINKFRGDISLLTPGLDFLAERTGIATLGVVPFFRGVYVQEEDGVPLEANSGSGAGSAESRAKSEIDIVVIHLPHISNFTDFDALAAEPGVRVRYVQASADLGCPDVVIIPGSKNTIGDLLYLRETGMEQRIREFAARGGMVAGICGGYQMLGKAISDPFRVDGTVPEAEGIGLLPVTTIMETQKQTTQVRAESLRSEFWEHGAALSGYEIHMGRTERLDGASAAFRVRENGTMRDDGALSPSHRIWGTYLHGVFDSDVFRSSFLDHIRTRKGVGIVSGTSYESLKQEGFDKLASIVRSSIDMKAVYDILGMKK